The Desulfovibrio porci DNA segment CGGACATCAATGTGGTGGAGGAAATGGCCAACCTGATGAGCGCCCAGCGCAACTACGAAGCCAACGTCACCACAGTGGAAGCCATCAAGGGTATGTACAACAAGGCCCTTGAAATCGGCAAGTCATAGGCTGTCGAGGGCAGCAAGGAGTAAGTTATGAGCGTTCAGGCATTGGGCTTGCGGGCCTACAGCGACGCGTTGCAGCATTTCAACAAGGTGGACGGCTCCCTCAAGCAGGGCATGCCCGTGGGGAAGCAGACCCTGTTTTCCCGCACCCTGGACCAGAGTCTGCTGCGCGACAGCGTGGACAAGGGAGAAACCTTTGGCGCACAGGCCGACTTCATCCGCTATCCGGACCAGCAGCATACCCCGGTCACGCCTGACAACAGCTTCGCCAATACAGTCAAAAACTCCCTGAACAAGGTCAATGAGCTGCAAAGCGCCAAAGCCCAGGCTATTGACGATTTCGCCTCCGGCCGCACGCAGAACGTGCATGAGCTGATGATCACCATGCAGAAGTCCAGT contains these protein-coding regions:
- the fliE gene encoding flagellar hook-basal body complex protein FliE; translated protein: MSVQALGLRAYSDALQHFNKVDGSLKQGMPVGKQTLFSRTLDQSLLRDSVDKGETFGAQADFIRYPDQQHTPVTPDNSFANTVKNSLNKVNELQSAKAQAIDDFASGRTQNVHELMITMQKSSLAMKLTSAVRGKVLEAYKEISKMQF